The genomic window CGGCCCGGCGGGTGAAGGTCACGAGCAGGATCGACTGCGCGGGGATCCCCCGGGCGATCAGGAAGGCCACGCGGTAGGTGATCACCCGCGTCTTGCCGGACCCCGGCCCGGCCAGGATGAGGTTGTAGCCGTCCGGCGCGGTGACCGCCGCCCGCTGCGACTCGTTCAGGTCCTCGTCGAGGTGCCTGGCGAGCTTCGCGGGCATGGTATGCTTGAGCGTGATCTTCCGCATGGTCCGCCCGCAAAGGCCGCGGAGTGAGAGTCCATCCCGGGTGAGGCACGATTATACCCGGTCCGTCCCCGTCGCCGACAGCCGGAGTGGACACATGGCCAACGCCGGGCCGGGGTCGCCCCAGGCCGAGGAATTGCCGCCCCGCGCGGCGTCGTACCCCCTGCTCCGCTACATGGGCTCGAAGCATCGCCTCCTGCCGTGGATCCACGGCGTCCTCCGGACGCTCGACTTCGAGACCGCCGCGGACCCGTTCGTCGGCGGCGGCTGCGTGGCGTACCTGCTGAAGGCGATGGGCAAGTCCGTCGTCGCCTCCGACTTCCTGAACTTCCCGACCGTCCTGGCGGCCGCGACGGTCGCCAACAGCCACGCCCGGATCGACGGCGCCACCCTGGAGAAGCTCCTCTCGGCGCGTCCAAGCGGCCCTCGCTTCATCGAGGAGACGTTCGCCGGCATCTTCTTCGCTCCGGACGACCTCCGGTTCCTGGACCGCGTGGCGGCGAACCTCGAGGACCTGGACGATGCCCATCTCCAGGCCCTGGCCCGCTCGGCCCTCATCCGATCGTGCCTGAAGAAGCAGCCCCGCGGCGTCTTCACGATCTCCGGCGACCTCTCACGCCACGACGACGGCCGCCGCGACCTGCGGCTCTCGCTGGAAGAGCATTTCGTCGAGCAGGTGGCCATCTTCAACCGGCTCGTCTTCGACAACGGCAGGCCTCAGGTTGTGCAGCACGCGGACGTCTTCGACCTGGAGCCCGCCGGCCTCGACCTCGTCTACCTCGATCCGCCCTACGTCCCGCGCTCCGACGACAACTGCTACATGAAGCGATATCATTTCCTCGAAGGACTGTCCTGCTACTGGCGAGGGATGACCGTCATGCACGGGAGCCGGGTGAAGAAGCTCCCGAAGCCGTACACGCCGTTCAGCTACCGGAAGACGGCCGCGGACGCCTTCGATCGGCTATTCGCCCACTTCCGAGGCTCGACGATCGTCCTTTCATACAGCTCGAACGGCTTCCCCGATCTGTCCGAATTGGAGCGGCTCCTCGCCCGGTACAAGGGACGGATCACGGTCCACGAGAAGCTCCATCGTTACCATTTCGGCACCCACGGCGGCGTCGCCCGGGCGGTCGTCTCCGAGTACCTTTTGGTCGGTCGCTGAAACGGGCTGGGAGGTCGGCATCATGGGCATGCTGGACTTGATGAAGCGAGGTCGGGACGCCTGGCGCGACCTCGCCGGGAAGGTCGTCGTCATCTACGAGCGCGAAGGGAAGGGATGCGTCCTCTCGGACGTCAAGGTCGTCGACCTGGGGTTCAACTGCTTCCTCGTCGGCAGGATGCAGGACCTCGACCCCTCCGACGGTCGCTACTCCGGCGTGACCGCGTGGGTCGCGGCGAGCAGCATCGAGCGGATGCTGTGCTTCGGCGACATCGACGCGGCTCGCCGATCCTTCGCGGACGCGACAAAGGAGACGGCCCCGAAGTCGCCGACGGCGTCCTAGACCATTCGTCCGTTCATCCCCGCGGTGGTTTCGACCACGGATGACACGGATACCACGGATGGAATTCGGACGGGCCGAACTTGATCCCCCATCCGTGGTATCCGTGCCATCCGTGGTGGCCAAGAAACTGCCGGTGTAAGACCGCCGCGTGATGGAGCGGGTGCCGGGACGTGGGGAGACGGGCCCTGCGCGAGGACGAGCCGGTCCGGTGCGTCCGCGCCCCGCTTGACGCACCCTACGATTGCAGAAATCGGTACCTGAACGTGTCGAGGGACGCAGAGCGGACGACGAATCAGCCCCCGGCGATCGCCCCGACGATCAGGAACGGCTCGACGCCCGCCGCGACGGGCTCGGGAAGAGGGGTCTCCGGCGGGTCGAGCGAGTAGTCCTTCGCGCAGGCGAAGAAGCGGAGGAACGGCCGGCGGCGGAGGGTGTCGTGGTCGCGGATCGTGCCGCGGAGGACGGGGAAGCGGTCCTCGAGCGCGTCGAGGACCGAACGCAGGGTCGGCGGGGAGTCGACGTCGAGCGTCACGTCCCCCTCGACCATCGCCATGTTCCGCAGGTGGTAGGGGAGGACGACGCGGATCATGGCAGCTCCTGCACCTCGACGGAGAGGACCGGCGGGAGGTCCCGGACGATGGGCGTCCAGTGGTCGCCGCCGTCGCGCGAGCCGTAGACCTGGCCGCCGGTCGTGCCGAAGTAGACGCCGCAGGGGTCCAGCGCGTCCACGCACATGGCGTCGCGGAGGACGTTGACGTAGCAGTCGCGCTGGGGGAGGCCCTCCGTCAGCGGCTCCCACTCCCCGCCGCCGGTCTTGCTGCGGTAGACGCGGAGCTTGCCCTCGGGCGGGTAGTGCTCGGAGTCGCTCTTGATCGGGACGACGTAGACGGTCTCCGGCTCGTGGGCGTGGACGTCGATCGGGAAGCCGAAGTCGGACGGCAGGTTGCCGCTGACCTCCCGCCAGTTGCCGCCGGCGTCGTCCGTCCGCATCACGTCCCAGTGCTTCTGCATGTAGAGCGTGTCCGGCCGCGACGGGTGCAGGGCGATCCGGTGGACGCAGTGGCCGACCTCGGCGTTGGGGTCCGGCATGAACTGGGAATTGAGCCCGCGGTTGGCCGGCGTCCAGGTCTGGCCCCCGTCGTCGGTCCGGAAGACGCCGGCCGCGGAGATGGCGACGAAGATCCGATTCGGCCGGGTCGGGTCCAGGAGGATCGTGTGCAGACCCATGCCGCCGGCCCCCGGCTGCCAGCTCGGGCCCGATTCGTGCCCGCGCAGGCCGGAGAGCTCATGCCAGGTGTGGCCGCCGTCGGTCGAGCGGAAGAGGGCCGCGTCCTCCACCCCGGCGTAGACCGTGTCCGGGTCGTGGAGGGAGGGCTCCAGGTGCCAGACCCGCTTGAATTCCCACGGGTGCTGGGTGCCGTCGTACCACATGTGGGTCGTCAGCGGCTTTCCGGTCTCCGGCGACGTGTCGTAGACGAAGCGATTGCTCTCGCCCATCGGGAAACCCTCGGGCGACTTCGTCACCCCGCCGCCGGGCGGCGTCCACGTCTTCCCGCCGTCGTCGGACCGCTGGAGGACCTGGCCGAACCAGCCGCTCGACTGGGAGGCGTAGATCCGATTTGGATCCGACGCGCACCCCTTGAGGTGATAGATCTCCCAGCCCGCGAAGTGGGGGCCGCTGACCTCCCACCGATCCCGCGTGCCGTCGGCCGTCAGCGTGAAGGCGCCCTTGCGCGTCCCGACGAGGACCCGTACTCCGCTCATCGTCACCCCCTTCGGCGTCCAACCGGAGTCACCCGGGCGGACGCTCCGCCCGGGACGTGATCGAGGCGTGGAAAGCCCCTCGGGAAGCTCAGGACGCGCCGCCGGCACGGGCCGCGGCCTCGTCGCGGAGCCGCCGCTCCTGCTCGCGGACCTCGCCCGTCGGGTCGCTCGGCGCGAAATCGTCCGGCTCATACATGGGCCGGATCTCCAGGTCGGACTCGACGTCGAACGGGTTCGGGCACCGCCTCGCCCAGTCGATCGCCTCCTGCAGCGAGGCCACCTTCCAGATCCAGAAGCCGGC from Aquisphaera giovannonii includes these protein-coding regions:
- a CDS encoding DNA adenine methylase, which translates into the protein MANAGPGSPQAEELPPRAASYPLLRYMGSKHRLLPWIHGVLRTLDFETAADPFVGGGCVAYLLKAMGKSVVASDFLNFPTVLAAATVANSHARIDGATLEKLLSARPSGPRFIEETFAGIFFAPDDLRFLDRVAANLEDLDDAHLQALARSALIRSCLKKQPRGVFTISGDLSRHDDGRRDLRLSLEEHFVEQVAIFNRLVFDNGRPQVVQHADVFDLEPAGLDLVYLDPPYVPRSDDNCYMKRYHFLEGLSCYWRGMTVMHGSRVKKLPKPYTPFSYRKTAADAFDRLFAHFRGSTIVLSYSSNGFPDLSELERLLARYKGRITVHEKLHRYHFGTHGGVARAVVSEYLLVGR
- a CDS encoding MoaD/ThiS family protein, with protein sequence MIRVVLPYHLRNMAMVEGDVTLDVDSPPTLRSVLDALEDRFPVLRGTIRDHDTLRRRPFLRFFACAKDYSLDPPETPLPEPVAAGVEPFLIVGAIAGG
- a CDS encoding WD40/YVTN/BNR-like repeat-containing protein, whose amino-acid sequence is MSGVRVLVGTRKGAFTLTADGTRDRWEVSGPHFAGWEIYHLKGCASDPNRIYASQSSGWFGQVLQRSDDGGKTWTPPGGGVTKSPEGFPMGESNRFVYDTSPETGKPLTTHMWYDGTQHPWEFKRVWHLEPSLHDPDTVYAGVEDAALFRSTDGGHTWHELSGLRGHESGPSWQPGAGGMGLHTILLDPTRPNRIFVAISAAGVFRTDDGGQTWTPANRGLNSQFMPDPNAEVGHCVHRIALHPSRPDTLYMQKHWDVMRTDDAGGNWREVSGNLPSDFGFPIDVHAHEPETVYVVPIKSDSEHYPPEGKLRVYRSKTGGGEWEPLTEGLPQRDCYVNVLRDAMCVDALDPCGVYFGTTGGQVYGSRDGGDHWTPIVRDLPPVLSVEVQELP